The Sorangiineae bacterium MSr11367 genome window below encodes:
- a CDS encoding Flp family type IVb pilin, which translates to MRIDKGQLSKFRKNRLGAIAVEYALLVTFVAVPTVIGLTTGGVKMLKDYRAGREAMLKPTP; encoded by the coding sequence ATGCGGATCGACAAAGGGCAGCTCTCGAAGTTCCGGAAGAACCGATTGGGGGCAATCGCAGTGGAATACGCACTCCTCGTGACGTTCGTCGCGGTGCCGACGGTCATCGGCCTCACGACGGGCGGCGTGAAAATGCTGAAGGATTACCGCGCGGGCCGCGAGGCCATGCTGAAACCGACGCCGTAG
- a CDS encoding response regulator, producing MLLADDSPVVRTALRKALVAAGFEALEVGSLAEARTVDASRLFAAVLDLDLGDGTGLDVAKSLSAACPSLPYVFFSSGDDPPLTAAARSQAHVFIKPRELDRVVAWLQAL from the coding sequence GTGCTCCTCGCCGATGATTCGCCGGTGGTGCGCACAGCTTTGCGCAAAGCGTTGGTGGCGGCCGGCTTCGAAGCACTCGAGGTAGGATCTCTCGCGGAAGCGCGCACCGTCGACGCATCGCGGCTCTTCGCCGCTGTGTTGGATCTCGACCTCGGCGATGGAACGGGGCTCGATGTGGCGAAGTCGCTTTCGGCGGCATGCCCGTCGCTGCCCTACGTCTTTTTCAGCAGCGGAGACGATCCGCCGCTCACCGCCGCGGCGCGAAGCCAGGCACACGTCTTCATCAAGCCGCGCGAACTCGATCGCGTGGTGGCCTGGCTCCAGGCGCTGTAG
- a CDS encoding pilus assembly protein, with amino-acid sequence MKTVSHRVSTRIRRRRSQLGAALVEAGIIMPVMVTFLGFMFWFHDIYKVKETKMYEARAAVLTYASRACDGKETPNDGSASGALGAGGGASKAPQAQSSGGTGSKLNMVFGVENREAHGDAHGWGRTSKGWSKQLTHTSYCMCNEKHVPEGLAGMFEFGKNIFTSMKPF; translated from the coding sequence ATGAAGACCGTGTCCCATAGAGTATCGACGCGGATTCGCCGGCGACGCAGCCAGCTCGGTGCGGCGCTGGTGGAAGCCGGGATCATCATGCCGGTGATGGTGACGTTCCTCGGGTTCATGTTCTGGTTTCACGACATCTACAAGGTGAAGGAAACCAAGATGTACGAGGCACGCGCCGCGGTGTTGACGTACGCCTCGCGCGCCTGCGACGGCAAAGAGACGCCGAACGACGGCAGTGCGAGCGGCGCCCTGGGCGCGGGCGGCGGGGCGAGCAAAGCGCCGCAGGCACAGAGCAGCGGTGGCACGGGCAGCAAGCTGAATATGGTGTTCGGCGTCGAGAACCGCGAAGCGCACGGTGACGCGCATGGCTGGGGGCGCACGTCGAAGGGCTGGAGCAAGCAGCTGACGCACACGTCGTATTGCATGTGCAACGAGAAGCACGTGCCCGAGGGCCTCGCGGGCATGTTCGAGTTCGGCAAGAACATCTTCACGTCGATGAAGCCGTTTTAA